A genomic window from Punica granatum isolate Tunisia-2019 chromosome 2, ASM765513v2, whole genome shotgun sequence includes:
- the LOC116195321 gene encoding mediator of RNA polymerase II transcription subunit 14 isoform X2, which yields MAAELGQQTVDFSTLVGRAAEESFLSLKELVEKSKSTDQSDTEKKINLLKYLSRTQQRMLKLNVLAKWCQQVPLIQYCQQLTSTLSSHATCFTQAADSLFFMHEGLQQARAPAYDVPSAIQVLLTGNYRRLPKCIEDVGAQGVLNHNEQKPVLKKLDTLVRSKLLEISIPKEFSGVKVSDGAVLLRVDGEFKVLVTLGYRGHLSLWRILHLELLVGEKSGPIKLEESRRHVLGDDLERRMAAAENPFATLYSVLNELCVALTMDTVTRQVQGLRRGRWKDAIRFEFVMDGNSSLAGSSSSQLNQDGEVDSASLRTPGLKIMYWLDFGKGSGASDPASCPSIKIEPGPDLQIKCLHSTFVLDPLTGKEAEFSLDQSCIDVEKLLLRAIFCNRYTRLLEIQKELSKNSQICRSVGDVKLQPLVGELDVNYKKKDGKVSAMEYEGQEVLCVRAYGSSFFALGINIRNGRFLLQSSQNILPPSSLSECEEALNQGSMTAAEVFIRLRTNSILNLFSSTGRFLGLKVYEDNSAAVKIPKNVATDSTMLLLGFPDCGTSYFLLMQLDKEFKPQFKLLETRSNLSGKAPSGDNHVTCIKKIDMDEMQLPEDELNFGLLDSGKLQSFLPNAGGLNQSTEHGLLSDVSLEGSGLATVGTTSSFSSVVDEVFDLEKGTSLPPFSVQNFSSSYNASASQYGSNPPNFQSMKTGSPSPKWEGGMQVSQVNKVSGGGRLYPPSNMSGSVRSVTSLSAGSGRPASAKRISTSKSEQDLASLRSPHSAEVGPYPSMDEDQLRFLTDSSKDTLSGNRSYRMLSPPRTTGTRSPAPSGKLSGPRTAPNGSAPGSVKALSSSPWVTTPVSPAADSAIPLCASQEIVLKGNRISRKRTVTDMLGLIPSLQVLEANTGFHKRRRISDISCTWTQQSSSHLLVSTEAVRTSGFSYGYLLSEANKGNVPSSIYVSALLHVVRHCSLSIKHARLTSQMEALDIPYVEEVGLRNASSNVWFRLPFTRGDSWQYICLRLGRPGTMYWDVKINDQHFRDLWELQKGSGSTPWGSGVRIANTSDVDSHIRYDAEGVVLSYQSVEADSVKKLVADIQRLSNARMFALGMRKLLGVKADDKQEDSTNADSKSPVGSKGVETSDKFSEQMRRVFRIEAVGLMSLWFSFGSGSGSGVLARFVVEWESGKEGCTMHVSPDQLWPHTKFLEDFINGGEVVSLLDCIRLTAGPLHSLAAATRPARATPVTAGPGVAAALSSMSKQGLLSSNVSSNINQSTATPAGNPMLSSGTAPPPGIQNLQGAAMLAAAGRGGPGIVPSSLLPIDVSVVLRGPYWIRIVYRKNFAVDMRCFAGDQVWLQPATPPKGGPSVGGSLPCPQFRPFIMEHVAQELNGIEPSFTGGPQNVVPANSNAPNMGSGQQLSMANGNRVNLSAAAAAISRSGPQVSSLNRVGPAHPGSPNLGAVGPALPIRRSPGAGVPPHVRGELNTAIIGLGDDGGYGGGWVPLVALKKVLRGILKYLGVLWLFAQLPDLLKEILGSILKDNEGALLNLDQEQPALRFFVGGYVFAVSVHRVQLLLQVLSVKRFHQQQQQQQQQQQNSSAAQDELTQAEIGEICDYFSRRVASEPYDASRVASFITLLTLPISVLREFLKLIAWKKGLVQAQGGEIAPAQKPRIELCLENHAGLTDNAENPSLSKSNIHYDRPRSSVDFALTVVLDPAHIPHINAAGGAAWLPYCVSVRLRYSFMENASVSFLRMEGSHGGRACWPSNEEWQKCKQRVARTVEGFSSGGDITQGRLRGVADNVQRTLHLCLQGLRDGGGATASSGAT from the exons ATGGCGGCCGAGCTAGGGCAACAGACAGTGGACTTCTCCACTCTGGTGGGCCGAGCGGCGGAGGAGTCGTTTTTGTCGCTCAAGGAGCTCGTCGAGAAATCCAAGTCCACCGATCAATCTGACACCGAGAAGAAGATCAACCTTCTCAAATACCTTTCCAGGACGCAGCAGCGGATGCTTAAGCTCAACGTCCTAGCCAAGTGGTGCCAGCAG GTTCCACTTATACAGTATTGCCAGCAGCTTACATCAACCCTATCAAGTCATGCTACATGTTTTACTCAAGCCGCAGATTCCTTGTTTTTCATGCATGAAGGTCTTCAGCAAGCACGTGCTCCTGCTTATGACGTTCCATCGGCTATTCAGGTCCTTCTTACAGGAAATTACCGGCGGCTGCCTAAATGTATCGAGGACGTAGGTGCTCAAGGTGTTCTGAATCATAATGAGCAGAAACCAGTCTTAAAGAAGTTGGACACTCTTGTTCGATCAAAGTTACTTGAAATTTCAATTCCGAAGGAATTTTCTGGAGTCAAAGTATCTGATGGTGCAGTGTTACTTCGTGTGGATGGAGAATTCAAGGTTTTGGTTACTCTTGGTTATCGTGGACACCTATCTTTGTGGAGGATATTGCATCTGGAGCTGCTCGTTGGTGAGAAAAGTGGACCCATAAAGTTGGAGGAATCACGTCGCCATGTTCTTGGAGATGATTTGGAAAGACGAATGGCCGCTGCAGAAAATCCATTTGCTACATTGTACTCAGTTCTGAATGAGCTCTGTGTAGCCCTGACCATGGACACTGTTACAAGGCAGGTGCAAGGGCTTCGACGAGGCAGATGGAAAGATGCCATTCGTTTTGAATTTGTCATGGATGGCAACTCAAGCCTTGCAGGAAGTTCAAGTTCACAACTAAATCAAGACGGAGAAGTCGATTCAGCTAGTTTGCGAACTCCAGGTTTAAAAATTATGTATTGGTTAGACTTTGGCAAGGGCTCTGGTGCATCGGACCCTGCATCATGCCCTTCTATCAAAATCGAACCAGGGCCAGATCTGCAGATAAAATGTCTCCACAGCACTTTCGTATTGGATCCATTAACTGGAAAAGAAGCAGAGTTTTCTCTTGATCAGAGTTGCATTGATGTGGAGAAATTGCTGCTCAGAGCCATATTTTGTAATAGGTATACTCGCCTTCTTGAAATTCAGAAGGAGCTGAGCAAAAATAGTCAGATCTGTCGATCTGTGGGTGATGTTAAACTGCAGCCTCTTGTGGGCGAGCTTGATGTCAACTATAAGAAG AAAGATGGCAAGGTCAGCGCAATGGAATATGAGGGACAAGAGGTGTTATGTGTGCGTGCATATGGTTCATCATTTTTTGCTCTTGGGATCAACATAAG AAATGGTCGTTTTCTTCTCCAATCTTCTCAAAATATTCTTCCGCCTTCTTCACTGTCGGAGTGTGAAGAAGCTTTAAATCAAGGAAGTATGACTGCAGCAGAAGTTTTTATAAGATTGAGGACCAACAGTATATTGAATCTATTCTCATCAACGGGCAGATTTTTGGGCCTCAAG GTATATGAAGATAATTCTGCTGCAGTGAAAATTCCCAAGAACGTTGCCACTGACTCGACTATGTTGCTGCTGGGGTTTCCTGATTGCGGAACTTCATATTTTCTTCTAATGCAACTTGACAAAGAATTTAAGCCCCAGTTTAAACTGCTAGAGACTCGGAGTAATTTATCTGGAAAAGCACCTTCCGGGGACAATCATGTTACCTGCATTAAGAAAATTGATATGGACGAGATGCAGTTGCCGGAAGATGAACTCAATTTTGGCCTTCTGGATTCAGGAAAGCTACAGAGTTTTTTGCCAAATGCTGGAGGTCTTAATCAGAGCACAGAACATGGTCTTCTTTCTGATGTAAGCCTTGAAGGTTCAGGGCTAGCTACAGTTGGCACCACATCCAGTTTCTCTTCCGTTGTTGATGAAGTGTTTGACCTCGAGAAAGGGACATCTCTGCCTCCATTCTCTGTTCAAAACTTCTCATCATCTTACAATGCATCTGCTTCTCAATATGGTTCAAACCCACCAAATTTTCAGAGCATGAAGACTGGATCCCCTTCCCCTAAGTGGGAGGGAGGTATGCAGGTATCTCAAGTGAACAAGGTCTCAGGTGGGGGCAGATTGTATCCACCGAGCAATATGAGTGGCTCGGTTCGGTCTGTGACTTCCCTTTCTGCGGGCTCTGGAAGGCCCGCATCTGCGAAGAGAATATCTACTTCAAAATCTGAACAGGACCTGGCTTCTCTTAGATCCCCCCATTCTGCTGAAGTCGGTCCTTATCCATCTATGGATGAGGACCAGTTGAGATTTCTGACCGATTCTTCAAAAGATACATTATCAGGGAATAGATCATATCGGATGTTGTCTCCTCCTAGAACAACAGGCACTCGATCTCCTGCTCCTAGTGGGAAGCTTAGTGGACCAAGAACTGCACCTAATGGATCTGCCCCTGGTTCTGTTAAAGCCCTGTCGTCAAGTCCATGGGTTACTACTCCCGTAT CACCTGCAGCAGATTCGGCCATTCCACTTTGTGCAAGTCAAGAAATTGTTCTGAAAGGCAATAGGATTTCAAGGAAGCGCACAGTTACTGATATGTTGGGTCTAATTCCCTCTCTGCAAGTTCTAGAAGCTAATACGGGGTTTCATAAGAGAAGAAGGATCTCAGATATATCATGCACTTGGACCCAACAGTCTTCATCACATTTGCTTGTTTCAACAGAAGCAGTGAGAACTTCTGGGTTCAGTTATGGTTATCTTTTATCAGAAGCTAACAAAGGGAATGTCCCATCGAGCATATATGTCTCGGCTCTCCTCCACGTGGTCAGGCACTGTTCACTTAGTATAAAACATGCGAGACTAACGAGCCAAATGGAAGCACTGGACATTCCTTATGTCGAAGAAGTGGGCCTGAGGAATGCTTCCTCTAATGTATGGTTTAGACTGCCTTTTACTAGAGGTGATTCGTGGCAATACATCTGCCTCAGGCTCGGAAGACCTGGAACCATGTACTGGGATGTCAAGATAAATGACCAACACTTCAGAGATTTGTGGGAACTTCAAAAGGGTAGCGGGAGCACTCCATGGGGTTCAGGTGTTCGTATTGCTAATACATCTGATGTGGACTCTCATATCCGCTATGATGCTGAAGGAGTTGTTCTGAGTTATCAGTCTGTTGAAGCTGATAGTGTAAAGAAATTGGTTGCTGATATTCAAAGGCTCTCTAATGCTAGAATGTTTGCCCTTGGAATGCGAAAGTTGCTTGGCGTGAAAGCAGATGACAAACAGGAAGATAGCACAAATGCTGATAGTAAATCACCAGTTGGAAGTAAAGGTGTTGAGACAAGTGATAAGTTCTCGGAGCAGATGAGGAGGGTTTTCAGGATTGAGGCAGTTGGACTGATGAGTTTATGGTTTAGTTTCGGTTCTGGTTCTGGTTCTGGTGTTCTCGCTCGTTTTGTTGTTGAGTGGGAATCAGGTAAAGAGGGCTGTACTATGCATGTTTCTCCCGACCAACTTTGGCCTCATACAAAG TTTCTGGAAGACTTCATAAATGGAGGAGAAGTTGTATCTCTCTTGGACTGCATTCGCCTTACTGCAGGGCCTTTGCATTCTCTTGCAGCTGCCACTCGACCTGCACGAGCTACTCCTGTCACAGCAGGCCCTGGGGTTGCAGCAGCTCTCTCTTCAATGTCAAAACAGGGCCTTCTATCAAGTAATGTGAGCTCAAACATTAATCAATCCACTGCCACTCCGGCAGGGAATCCCATGTTATCTTCTGGTACGGCTCCTCCTCCGGGAATTCAAAACCTTCAAGGGGCCGCAATGTTGGCTGCAGCAGGACGCGGCGGACCTGGCATTGTCCCTAGCTCACTGCTGCCGATTGATGTCTCTGTCGTGCTTCGGGGTCCTTACTGGATAAGGATTGTGTACCGTAAGAACTTTGCAGTAGATATGCGGTGCTTTGCAGGAGATCAGGTTTGGTTGCAGCCAGCGACCCCGCCTAAGGGTGGGCCATCTGTAGGGGGCTCTCTGCCTTGTCCTCAGTTTAGACCCTTCATCATGGAGCATGTTGCCCAAGAATTGAATGGTATAGAACCCAGTTTCACTGGTGGTCCACAGAATGTGGTACCAGCTAATTCAAATGCTCCAAACATGGGTTCAGGTCAACAGCTTTCTATGGCCAATGGGAATAGAGTCAATCTcagtgctgctgctgctgcaatTTCCCGGTCAGGACCCCAAGTTTCTTCCTTGAATCGCGTGGGGCCTGCTCATCCAGGATCTCCGAATTTAGGCGCAGTGGGCCCTGCATTGCCGATCCGCAGATCCCCAGGCGCAGGGGTCCCACCACATGTGAGGGGGGAGTTGAACACTGCCATTATTGGTCTTGGAGATGATGGGGGCTATGGGGGTGGATGGGTCCCTCTCGTCGCTCTCAAAAAGGTCCTACGTGGAATTCTGAAGTACCTCGGAGTTCTATGGCTGTTTGCTCAACTACCCGATCTTCTGAAAGAGATTCTCGGGTCGATTCTGAAGGATAATGAAGGTGCTCTCCTGAATTTGGACCAGGAGCAACCTGCCTTGCGTTTCTTCGTTGG GGGCTACGTGTTTGCTGTGAGTGTCCACAGAGTCCAACTCCTCCTCCAAGTTCTCAGCGTGAAACGCTTTcaccagcagcagcagcagcaacaacagcagcagcagaactCCTCTGCTGCTCAAGATGAGCTCACACAAGCTGAGATCGGTGAGATCTGCGACTACTTCAGTCGGCGTGTTGCATCGGAGCCGTATGATGCGTCTCGGGTCGCATCATTCATCACTCTCCTCACCCTCCCAATCTCTGTCCTGAGGGAGTTCTTGAAACTAATAGCATGGAAGAAGGGCCTAGTCCAGGCCCAAGGCGGAGAAATAGCTCCTGCCCAAAAGCCCCGAATCGAGCTATGCCTTGAGAACCATGCTGGTCTTACTGATAATGCAGAGAATCCTTCTCTTTCCAAGAGCAATATCCACTATGATCGGCCACGCAGCTCTGTTGACTTTGCCCTGACTGTGGTGCTTGATCCCGCCCACATACCGCACATCAATGCCGCTGGTGGGGCTGCTTGGTTGCCCTACTGTGTCTCAGTGAGGCTCAGATATTCCTTCATGGAAAATGCCAGTGTGTCCTTCCTCAGGATGGAAGGGTCCCACGGGGGACGAGCCTGCTGGCCAAGCAACGAGGAGTGGCAGAAGTGCAAGCAGCGGGTGGCTCGAACTGTCGAGGGGTTCTCTTCTGGAGGAGATATCACTCAGGGCAGGCTGAGAGGAGTTGCTGACAATGTGCAGAGAACTCTTCATCTGTGCCTACAAGGGCTGAGGGACGGCGGTGGGGCCACTGCTTCCTCAGGGGCAACGTAA